A single Callithrix jacchus isolate 240 chromosome 4, calJac240_pri, whole genome shotgun sequence DNA region contains:
- the LOC100386983 gene encoding adhesion G protein-coupled receptor F4 produces the protein MKMKSQATMICCLTFFLSTECFHYRSKIHIKAGDKLQSPEGKPKSGRIQDECHGPCISSSNCSQPCAKNFHGEIGFTCNQKEWQKSTETCTSLSVEKLFQDSSVESRLSVAAPSIPLHVLDFRAPEIIESVAQGIRKNCPLDYACIIDVVKSSETTSGNIAFIVELLKNISTDLSDNVTQEKMKSYSQVANHILDTAAISNWAFIPNKNASSDLLQSVNLFARQLHIHDKSENIVNELFIQTKGFHLNHNTSEKSFNFSISMNSTTDDILGTVQIPQQELRKLWPNASQAISIAFPTLGSILREAHSQNVSLPRRVNGLVLSVVLPERLQEIVLTFEKINKSHHARAQCVGWHSKKRRWDENACRMTQDIRNKVKCRCNYNSAVMSFSILMSPTSKTDKVLDYITCIGLSISILSLVLCLIIEATVWSRVVVTDISYMRHVCIVNIAVSLLTANVCFIIGSHFNNGVQDYNVCVAVTFFSHFFYLSLFFWMLFKALLIIYGILVIFRRMLKSRMMVIGFAIGYGCPLIIAVTTVAITEPKKGYMRLEACWLNWVSTKALLAFAIPALVIVAVNLIVVLVVAVNTQRPSIGSSKSQDVAIIMRITKNVAILTPLLGLTWGFGIATLIEDTPLMFHIIFASLNAFQGFFILLFGTIMDHKIRDALRVRMSSLQGKSRAAENASLSPTNGSKFMNLQG, from the exons ATGAAAATGAAGTCCCAGGCAACCATGATTTGCTGCTTAACGTTCTTTCTGTCCACAGAATGTTTCCACTATAGATCCAAGATTCACATAAAA GCTGGAGATAAACTTCAAAGCCCTGAAGGGAAACCCAAGTCTGGAAGAATCCAAG atgaatGCCATGGACCTTGCATCTCTTCCTCCAACTGCAGCCAGCCCTGTGCTAAGAACTTTCACGGAGAAATAGGATTTACATGTAATCAAAAAGAGTGGCAAAAATCAACTGAAACATGTACAAGCCTTTCTGTGGAAAAACTCTTTCAG GACTCAAGTGTGGAATCTCGCCTTTCAGTAGCAGCACCGTCTATACCTCTGCACGTTCTAGACTTTCGAGCTCCCGAGATCATTGAGAGCGTAGCTCAAGGAATCCGCAAGAACTGTCCCCTTGATTATGCCTGCATCATTGATGTTGTGAAATCATCAGAAACAACATCTGGAAATATTGCATTTATAGTGgagttattaaaaaatatttctacagaCTTGTCAGATAATGTTACTCAAGAGAAAATGAAG AGCTATAGTCAAGTGGCCAACCACATCCTCGACACAGCAGCCATTTCAAATTGGGCTTTCATTCCCAACAAAAATGCCAGCTCGGATTTGTTGCAGTCAGTGAATTTGTTTGCCAGGCAACTCCACATCCACGACAAATCTGAGAACATTGTGAATGAACTCTTCATTCAGACAAAAGGGTTTCACCTCAACCATAATACCTCAGAGAAAAGCTTCAATTTCTCCATAAGCATGAACAGTACCACAGACGATATCTTAGGGACGGTACAGATTCCCCAGCAAGAGCTAAGGAAGCTGTGGCCAAATGCATCCCAAGCCATTAGCATAGCTTTCCCAACCTTGGGGTCTATCCTGAGAGAAGCCCACTCGCAAAATGTGAGTCTTCCCAGACGGGTAAATGGTCTGGTCCTATCAGTGGTTTTGCCAGAAAGGTTGCAAGAAATCGTACTCacctttgaaaagatcaataaaagcCACCATGCCAGAGCCCAGTGTGTTGGCTGGCACTCCAAGAAAAGGAGATGGGATGAGAATGCCTGCAGAATGACACAGGATATCAGAAACAAAGTGAAATGCCGCTGTAACTACAACAGTGCGGTGATGTCTTTTTCCATTCTAATGTCCCCCACGTCGAAGACGGACAAAGTTCTGGACTACATCACCTGCATCGGGCTCAGCATCTCAATCCTAAGCTTGGTTCTTTGCCTGATCATTGAAGCCACTGTGTGGTCCCGGGTCGTTGTGACGGACATATCATACATGCGTCACGTGTGCATCGTGAATATAGCAGTGTCACTTCTGACTGCCAATGTGTGTTTTATCATAGGCTCTCACTTTAACAATGGGGTCCAGGATTACAACGTGTGTGTTGCAGTGACGTTTTTCAGCCACTTTTTCtacctctctctgtttttctggatGCTCTTCAAAGCACTGCTCATCATTTATGGAATATTGGTCATTTTCCGTAGGATGCTGAAGTCCCGAATGATGGTCATTGGCTTCGCCATTGGCTATGGGTGCCCGTTGATCATTGCTGTCACCACAGTTGCTATCACAGAGCCAAAGAAAGGCTACATGAGACTCGAGGCCTGTTGGCTTAACTGGGTCAGTACCAAAGCCCTTTTGGCATTTGCCATCCCGGCGTTGGTCATCGTGGCTGTgaatctcatcgtggttttggtTGTTGCTGTCAACACTCAGAGGCCCTCTATTGGCAGTTCCAAGTCTCAGGATGTGGCCATAATTATGAGGATCACCAAAAATGTTGCCATTCTCACCCCACTGCTGGGACTGACATGGGGCTTTGGAATAGCCACTCTTATAGAAGATACTCCCTTGATGTTCCATATCATTTTTGCCTCACTCAATGCTTTCCAG GGTTTTTTCATCCTGCTGTTTGGAACCATTATGGATCACAAG ATAAGAGATGCTTTGAGGGTGAGGATGTCATCACTACAAGGGAAATCAAGGGCAGCTGAG AATGCATCCCTAAGCCCAACCAATGGATCTAAATTCATGAATCTTCAAGGATGA